A window of Rhododendron vialii isolate Sample 1 chromosome 11a, ASM3025357v1 genomic DNA:
TTTGATTCGAAAGGAGTATTTTTGGAAAGACATTTGTTagaactgtaatattattttcttcggaCATCGGTATTTCGATAACTTCGGGCCTCGAGCCAGGGATGTActcattgaattttatttgaaaacagTGAACAGAAAGGTCTTGtggggtattatttgtattacagtgaggactttatttattaaaagtatttattatttatgtcgaaaatcgagggcgtgacagcggaaccgaggttgggtgagttaaacgaatgatttttgaaatgttttggaaaccccaatgtggccggacttgcccattgtgggaatgtgtgtgtgtgttccaatgggaatccgggaaaaacggaaccattgtgaggttgtgtgcgttcccatgggaaaccggagcagcggaaccatggtgaggtatggcttggttatccgcgttacggagccaatgcaatgtgtgccattgggaacccgggacggtggaaccattgtgaggatactcgggaacccggaacggcggaaccgaggttgggtgtgttaaacaaatgattttttttaaagatggattggtatgtgaaaatgttgacacggtctacgatgtgAGTATTATATTGGTTATGCGTTATGTTATGCGGAATTTGTTAACCTTATTATGTAaattaagggttagtgggtatgggttactctattgagcttttgtagctcacggtgttacctttttggtgaccctgacatattatattggtggcgacgccggtataatgtgtcagaccttgtagatgatcaagatgaacagtacaccttggaggcttttggagctgaggagctggctaggatggaggagcaggtggagctgtagttaggaaccctagaaccctttccatttgtgtaattattgaactcttgtgggagttttgttgtaataagagctagactctattttgaggttttcaatgaaattgtctttttaacgtacccaaaattcggggcgttacaagagcGACAGAAAAGCTACGCTGACAAGAGGACTAGACCACTGTCCTTTCAGGCTGGAGAGCATGTATTCGTTAAAATCAAGCCACGACGAGGAGTTATCCgatttgggaagaagggaaaactATCGCCCCGGTATATCGGACcatttgagattttggagaagatTGGAGAGGTTGCCTACCGCCTAGCCCTGCCACCACAAATTGACAGAGTTCACAATGTTTTCCATGTGTCTATGCTTCACAAGTATATGTctcacccctctcacatactcAACTGGGAGGAGGTCACACTTAACGAAGACACAACTTTCGATGAACCTGTCGAGATACAAGATTATAGTGAGAAGAATATCAGGGGTAAGACGATTAAACTCGTCAGGATCTTATGGCGACATCAGGGTATAGAGGAGTCAACTTGGGAGAGAGCAGATACTATGCGCACCAACTACCTGTATCTGTTTCCACCAGAAGGTATActttaatttcgaggacgaaattatttttaggggataggttgtaacattcctaaatttttgaataaataaaaattttgaaatattaatttctaattcaataattgaCTAGGTTAATTAATCTAAATACATGATTAGGTATATAATAATATTAGTCACAAGAgtagataataataataaaaaaaaacaaaactgtgCTTAAATCACGTGTACATACATTATCTTTATACTTAGataaatacatatatgtatagTAGTTATCTTTATTAATTCCCCATTCATATGCATACATGGCCATATACATTATGGGATTCAAAGTCATCAGTAAAAGAAAATTCTAGGCTTTTGTTCTATTTCCTCTTGCATCCTCGGCACCCCactccctcatctctctcttctttctctctctctctctctctctctctctctctcacaattcCCTCCCACACTCCATCACCTCCACACTTATCTTCCAGACTCCTACTACCTCTACACTtgtacactctctctctcacttctctATACAAAACCCACATCTATTatattccaaaaattgatagcCAAATCATTTTGGTAGCTGCATAATTGTGGAGAGAAACATCCACCGCTCGACTAAAGTCAGCCCCGAGTTTCCCTGCCACcgccatttttttcattttaccgaaatcGTCCGCAAACTAGCAACCGCTTTTTCGGCCGGATTTAAGGTAGGATAATCCCTTCCCTACTTTCCCCTAAGTATAATTTTAATCCTATGTGTTAGTTTAAATGCTTAGAAGGGACGAGAATCGGATTCCATGTcgaaataaaaagaataaaggCAGTACTCTGTTTTCCGTTTCTGTCTTCGTTACTGGATTGTTTTGAAACTAAATTGTTATTACACTATAACCCCTGGATTTTGTATGCTTACAAATTTAACCCAAATGGTTTACAAGTTAACCTCAAACAGGGGTTTCACCCCACTGTATATATTTGTCTTGTTATGGTAGAACAAGCTTTGAAAGATTGTAAATGTTACATAGATgacaacattttttatttttttttatgttctgGAATGTATAGTTGTTAGCTAAATGTTAATTAAgtccctaaaaaaaaatatacgtaCACGATTAGATTAGTTAGATTGAAGTTAATAATAGCAACAACtaactacatatatatatatttttaactACAAGTGAGAACTATACACTTATGATACGAAACTACTTCTTCAAATAAAGGTAagactaaaataaaataaaaagaaaaactattgGAGTAATGTTTAtgataaatactttaaaaaaatatataaaagggTAGGAAACTTAGTTGAAACGAtgcaaataaataaatggaGAATCAATAATTGTTCTAAGCTAATATACAAAACTAGTTAATAGTAAAATGTGTAAACCGATTAGCCTTGAACTTgagtattttgaaaatctcttaGGTTATACTTGGTTACAACGAAAAGTCAGTACAACATAAACTAATTGCCTAAAGTCATTATATTACACTTAGAAGCCTTGAAAGCTCATTTAACTACATGTGGCATTTTATTGTTACTAGAGATTACTAAAAACACTTTAGGCCCCTACAAAAAAATTCGTTGATTATCATAAGTTAATATTATAACTGACTACTTGTTCGATAAAGAATTTTTAACAATCCGAAAGGCATTGACCCAATCCAAATCCCTTAtgtgtttaattatttgcacCTCTCAAATATTATATTGTTGACTCGTTGAAATGTACTGTGTTTGAGTTATTGTTGATTGAATCATGTTGTATGTGCTAGAATGGACCTAGAAgcactgggtggttacgagtagtgactcatgtagacgatattaagtaaagggaaaatggtaaagtgttggaagtgtgagtgtgtggattgttatttgagccatggtgatggcaagtgtaaccaatggggccctgtgttgaaatgggttacctgcggggcccagtGTTGAGAAATGTTGTGATACTAACATATGATatgtcatgggaagtttctcttcaagaaagggaatgggtcccatgagatggttatagttagtgagacgttaatgtatgatacgtcatgggaagtttctctttggggaagagaatgggtcccatgagacggttatagttagcgtggggtagtggatgttcgaccctaatgtacgatatgTCATGGTATGACtcaatcctcctgttatggtcttaagtgagacatgctaggtacataacttaggtgcgctcacctaggaccctggtacaggataagcaagatGAAGGGTGGACtaatgagacgattgtagtcagtggatgtgggaggaaaggatctcgtggagaggatccttagattacatgtaagataatggatagGAAGGAAAAAGACTATGTGTTATTGTTTTGTACCTtctgtgtattatgaattattatattgttgatctggtAATTTTAaggtaaggggttagtaggattgagattatctactgagtttcaaaactcattatagtgccgttgggctggcatttcatgccaggtaatcagGAGACCGAATAGCAGAATCTGCTGTAAGATGATCCGTACCAGAgtgaggacctcccagctgaggaaggggagtttgttgagccttggaggccat
This region includes:
- the LOC131308491 gene encoding uncharacterized protein LOC131308491 gives rise to the protein MRYVMRNLLTLLCKLRAGEHVFVKIKPRRGVIRFGKKGKLSPRYIGPFEILEKIGEVAYRLALPPQIDRVHNVFHVSMLHKYMSHPSHILNWEEVTLNEDTTFDEPVEIQDYSEKNIRGKTIKLVRILWRHQGIEESTWERADTMRTNYLYLFPPEGIL